A genome region from Columba livia isolate bColLiv1 breed racing homer chromosome 2, bColLiv1.pat.W.v2, whole genome shotgun sequence includes the following:
- the SGO1 gene encoding shugoshin 1, with translation MAKCLKKPFKDSLNDIKERMKEKRSQKWTRLGKISQISTVKCKVATNSSMQMKSLQANNRALAQALQEEKLKLKDAQDTILHLRKEYQDLMVRMLDLQKNHSFQQAQEFVENQLSALNVIISKVSQNLLDSIDLLGPVKDLCSIHVNERVLSSVLENSSSVVAQIHSVGPLQCADENDKIVSSWMEADSDRNELAHAASETCEESDTVTSLIKIVPDKGQTSDFHLDNTGSELENVSSSGEDEFGNALPKGVSTRRHCSKMGSHYELCTSVLDHSEAPDSTRELSRQDEIRLKESLEKCTVENINSDISQLNENKVSSELVLRQINSETAQSNLDNNSDLKQRECKSREDSQVRKEKHKKGELEWGKNTSRQRLKKRQGKEAAKKKFDFLGGSSDAYDFHFEESVHVTPFRQNKVNDTDTSMDNREDLSESDTTESSDTGEDSDDSLYEPYKSKSKKRKSSEDKEHTSPVHARPRSKRCLAQREQKLHNERQTESNKSSDKSIRQPSEPSRVHLCDVTNTASLLPSTGNATVVPEGEGPRSPKRKRSCTLAVSYKEPSIAGKLRRGDPFTDTNFLNSPIFKQKKDAKCRSVKNQSLSKYNEKFVGCR, from the exons ATGGCTAAGTGCTTGAAAAAGCCCTTCAAAGACAGTCTGAATGACATAAAGGAacgaatgaaagagaaaagaagtcagaaatggACAAGATTGGGTAAAATTAGCCAGATCTCCACTGTAAAGTGCAAAGTAGCAA CCAACAGCTCCATGCAGATGAAGAGCCTCCAAGCAAACAATAGAGCTCTAGCTCAGGCtttgcaagaagaaaagctCAAGCTGAAGGATGCTCAGGATACCATTCTTCATCTAAGGAAAGAGTATCAAGATCTGATGGTTCGGATGCTTGACTTGCAAAAAAATCATAGTTTCCAGCAAGCACAAGAATTTGTTGAG aatCAACTTTCAGCCTTGAATGTGATAATTTCAAAAGTTTCTCAGAATTTACTGGACTCAATTGATCTACTTGGCCCAGTAAAGGATTTGTGTTCAATACATGTA AATGAGAGAGTGCTTTCTTCAGTTCTTGAAAATAGTTCCAGTGTCGTAGCACAAATACATTCAGT AGGACCTCTGCAGTGTGCTGATGAAAATGATAAAATAGTTTCAAGTTGGATGGAGGCTGATAGTGATAGAAATGAGCTGGCTCATGCTGCATCAGAGACCTGTGAGGAATCTGACACCGTTACTTCCCTAATCAAAATAGTTCCAGACAAAG GGCAAACATCTGATTTTCATCTGGACAACACAGGGTCAGAGCTGGAAAATGTTTCTTCAAGTGGAGAGGATGAATTTGGTAACGCACTACCAAAAGGTGTATCCACCAGGCGTCACTGTTCAAAGATGGGAAGTCATTATGAACTTTGCACTAGTGTCTTGGACCATTCAGAAGCACCTGATTCAACAAGAGAGCTTTCTAGACAGGATGAAATTAGACTTAAAGAAAGTCTAGAGAAGTGTACAGTGGAAAACATAAATTCAGATATTTCTCAGttgaatgaaaacaaagtaaGTTCAGAGCTGGTATTGAGGCAGATCAATTCTGAAACTGCACAGTCCAACTTGGACAATAATTCTGATCTTAAACAACGTGAGTGTAAAAGCAGAGAAGACTCTCAAGTAAGGAAAGAGAAGCATAAGAAAGGAGAACTGGAATGGGGTAAAAATACTTCCAgacaaaggctgaaaaaaagacagggtaaagaggCAGCCAAAAAAAAGTTTGATTTCTTGGGTGGCTCCAGTGATGCTTATGACTTTCATTTTGAAGAGAGTGTCCATGTTACACCTTTTCGACAAAATAAGGTGAATGACACAGATACTAGTATGGATAACAGAGAAGACTTATCTGAATCTGATACCACTGAGTCGAGTGATACTGGAGAAGATTCAGACGACAGCCTCTATGAACCTTACAAGAGTAAAtcgaaaaaaaggaaaagttcagAGGACAAGGAACATACATCACCAGTCCATGCAAGGCCAAGGTCTAAAAGATGTTTGGCACAGCGTGAACAGAAACTCCATAATGAAAGACAGACTGAAAGCAATAAGTCAAGTGACAAGTCTATTA GGCAGCCTTCTGAGCCATCTCGTGTTCATCTCTGTGATGTTACCAATACTGCTTCATTGCTCCCCAGCACTGGGAATGCAACTGTTGTCCCAGAAGGTGAGGGACCACGATCTCCAAAACGCAAGAGAAGCTGTACTCTGGCTGTGAGCTATAAAGAACCAAGTATTGCAGG GAAGCTCAGGAGAGGAGATCCATTTACAGATACAAATTTTCTGAATTCTCCAATtttcaagcagaaaaaagaTGCCAAATGCCGTTCTGTTAAGAATCAATCTCTGTCAAAATACAATGAGAAATTTGTTGGTTGTCGTTGA